The proteins below come from a single Campylobacter concisus genomic window:
- the tssC gene encoding type VI secretion system contractile sheath large subunit, which translates to MSETKVKTPIIESIMQRSKYSKDDESYSVVKQGVAEFISNIITTNNAEDKINKLALDEMIAHIDTLLSAQMDEILHNKSFQELESTWRGIRFLVERTNFNENVKIDLLDATKEEILDDFENNLDITQSTLYKQIYSAEYGQFGGEPVGAIVADYELDKSNQDMTFLNKMSSIAAMSHSPLLTSLSAKFFGLDNFGELENIKDLKSMLEGPQYTRWRTFRENEDAKYTGCMVNRFLTRSPYVPEDNPIKSFNYRETVNNHDDMLWGNGAYAFATRLTDSFADYRWCGNIIGPKGGGAVKDLPTYTYENYGSVQTKIPTEVLITDRREFELSENGFIALTLRRDSNNAAFFSANSALKPKIFPNTPEGKAAETNFRLGTQLPYVFLISRLAHYLKVLQREEIGTWKERSDVERGLNEWLRQYISDQENPPADVRSRRPFRSAKVIVSDIAGEPGWYKIELLARPHFKFMGANFELSLVGKLDKE; encoded by the coding sequence ATGTCTGAAACTAAAGTTAAAACTCCTATCATTGAAAGCATAATGCAAAGGAGTAAATATTCAAAAGATGACGAGAGTTATAGTGTTGTAAAGCAAGGAGTTGCTGAGTTTATTTCAAATATAATAACAACAAATAATGCTGAAGATAAAATAAATAAGCTCGCACTTGATGAGATGATAGCCCACATTGATACCCTTTTATCTGCTCAAATGGATGAAATTTTACACAATAAATCTTTTCAAGAGCTAGAATCAACTTGGCGTGGAATTAGATTTTTGGTTGAGAGAACAAATTTTAATGAAAATGTAAAAATTGATCTTTTAGACGCCACAAAAGAAGAAATTTTAGATGATTTTGAAAATAATCTAGATATAACTCAAAGTACACTTTATAAACAAATTTATTCAGCTGAATATGGACAATTTGGTGGTGAGCCAGTTGGTGCGATAGTGGCTGATTATGAGCTAGATAAATCAAATCAAGATATGACTTTTTTAAATAAAATGTCATCAATTGCTGCAATGAGCCATTCGCCGCTTCTTACATCTCTTTCTGCTAAATTTTTCGGACTTGATAATTTTGGTGAGCTTGAAAATATAAAAGATCTAAAAAGCATGCTAGAAGGCCCACAATATACAAGGTGGAGAACTTTTAGAGAAAATGAAGATGCAAAATACACAGGATGTATGGTAAATAGATTTCTTACAAGATCTCCTTATGTGCCAGAAGATAACCCTATAAAGAGCTTTAATTATAGAGAAACTGTAAATAATCACGATGATATGCTTTGGGGCAATGGAGCTTATGCGTTTGCTACAAGGCTTACAGATAGTTTTGCTGATTATAGATGGTGCGGCAATATCATTGGACCAAAAGGTGGCGGTGCTGTAAAGGATCTTCCAACTTATACTTACGAAAATTATGGAAGCGTTCAAACAAAAATTCCAACCGAAGTTTTGATCACAGATAGAAGAGAATTTGAACTTTCAGAAAATGGATTTATCGCTCTTACTTTAAGAAGAGATAGCAATAACGCTGCATTTTTCTCTGCTAACTCTGCACTAAAGCCTAAAATTTTCCCAAATACTCCAGAAGGTAAAGCTGCTGAGACAAATTTCAGGCTCGGAACTCAACTACCTTATGTGTTCTTGATCTCTCGTTTGGCTCATTATCTAAAAGTACTTCAAAGAGAAGAGATAGGTACATGGAAAGAGCGTAGTGATGTTGAGCGCGGCTTAAATGAATGGCTAAGGCAATACATCTCAGATCAGGAAAATCCACCAGCAGATGTTAGAAGTAGAAGACCATTTAGAAGCGCAAAAGTAATCGTCAGTGATATAGCTGGCGAGCCTGGATGGTACAAAATAGAGCTTTTGGCTAGACCTCACTTTAAATTTATGGGAGCAAATTTCGAGCTTTCTTTGGTCGGA
- the tssB gene encoding type VI secretion system contractile sheath small subunit gives MADNLIPPKERINIVYKTKTNDQEADVELPLKLMVVANLTGENQTPLEDREVISINKINFDQVMKSLDIHTNFSVKNKLNSNNEDLNIDLDFESIHDFNPDNIINQIPELKKLLQLRKALVALKGPMGNMPDFRKAVLEAIKDEDSRKRLLLEIKDEQDKE, from the coding sequence ATGGCAGATAATCTAATCCCACCAAAAGAACGCATAAATATAGTTTATAAAACTAAGACAAATGACCAAGAGGCTGATGTAGAGCTTCCATTAAAACTTATGGTAGTTGCAAATTTAACTGGTGAAAACCAAACTCCACTTGAAGATCGTGAAGTGATTTCTATCAATAAAATAAATTTTGATCAGGTTATGAAAAGCTTAGATATTCATACAAATTTCTCTGTAAAAAATAAGCTAAATTCTAATAATGAAGATTTAAATATTGATCTTGATTTTGAGAGCATCCATGATTTTAATCCAGACAATATTATAAATCAAATTCCTGAGCTAAAAAAACTCTTACAGCTTAGAAAAGCTTTAGTTGCACTAAAAGGTCCTATGGGCAATATGCCTGATTTTAGAAAAGCGGTTTTAGAAGCTATAAAAGATGAAGATAGTAGAAAACGACTTCTTTTAGAGATTAAAGACGAACAAGATAAGGAATAA